The following proteins are encoded in a genomic region of Fimbriiglobus ruber:
- a CDS encoding TspO/MBR family protein → MVRALLKPSWTPVPSTISLIWTLLYPIILVSFGFVFVQAVQRKLSRLVALPFAVNLIANLLFMPIFAGLRNVPLAASDIVVVWLTILWCVAAVWPHYRWVAVPQVPYLVWVSLATTIPLSIAATKR, encoded by the coding sequence ATGGTACGAGCGCTCCTGAAACCCTCGTGGACCCCCGTCCCTTCGACGATCAGCCTGATCTGGACGCTTCTCTACCCGATCATCCTCGTCAGCTTCGGGTTCGTGTTCGTGCAGGCGGTTCAGCGGAAATTGTCCCGGCTGGTCGCCCTCCCGTTCGCCGTGAACCTGATCGCCAACCTGCTCTTCATGCCGATCTTCGCCGGATTGCGGAACGTGCCGCTGGCGGCATCGGACATCGTGGTCGTGTGGCTGACAATCCTGTGGTGCGTAGCGGCGGTCTGGCCGCATTACCGCTGGGTCGCCGTGCCCCAGGTGCCGTACCTCGTGTGGGTGTCGCTCGCCACGACGATTCCGTTGTCGATCGCGGCGACGAAGCGGTAG
- a CDS encoding serine/threonine-protein kinase → MHSEPTVPDPTLPAESAEQTATKSVADPAVTASGPSDLSAAATHVDDPATRAPVPPTAPSGRYELGDEIAHGGMGAVYRATDTAFGREVAVKLLLDRYGPQSGTARRFADEARITGQLQHPNIPAVFDLGTLPDGRPFLAMKLVKGDTLDALLKARPHQSAERGRFVAAFELVCQAVAYAHAHDVIHRDLKPANVMVGAFGEVQVMDWGLAKVLRIGGGDGAADPEATSVASAVVSLRDADDLLTQAGSVLGTPAFMPPEQAVGAVHKIDARSDVFGLGGILAVILTGAPPFVASSAETSRVKAATGDVADCFARLDACGADPELVALCKRCLSPKAVDRPADAGEVARAVAALRAAADDRARQAELDKVRVEGDLRAADARTAEQRKRRKVQAALGLTVAALVVLGGAVAWRAREHERGRREQSERDVNQAVGAAVARYAQARGADRDPALWAEARAAALQARDLVDRAAAPADVRDRVRDLLAEIEQVEKNRRLSGTLLEIQAGMGDGLAFNNNQDFDGADARYEQAFRNYGTDLFALSPEVGADLLRSLGGERTVELAAALDDWAYVQRFAIDAKPGRDAHLFRVTRALDPDPVRNRIRDAVTAADPAACSPSPTRSTPPGNRSKR, encoded by the coding sequence ATGCACTCGGAGCCGACCGTGCCCGACCCCACCCTTCCGGCCGAGTCGGCTGAACAGACCGCCACGAAATCCGTCGCCGACCCGGCCGTAACCGCCAGCGGCCCCTCCGATCTTTCGGCCGCCGCCACCCACGTTGACGACCCCGCCACTCGCGCCCCCGTTCCGCCGACTGCCCCGTCCGGCCGCTACGAACTCGGTGACGAGATCGCCCACGGCGGGATGGGCGCCGTCTACCGAGCCACCGACACCGCCTTCGGCCGCGAGGTCGCCGTCAAGCTGCTCCTCGACCGGTACGGGCCGCAGTCCGGGACCGCCCGCCGGTTCGCCGACGAGGCCCGCATCACCGGGCAGCTGCAGCACCCGAACATCCCGGCCGTGTTCGACCTCGGCACGCTGCCCGACGGGCGGCCGTTCCTGGCCATGAAGCTCGTCAAGGGCGACACCCTCGACGCCCTGCTCAAGGCCCGCCCCCACCAGTCGGCCGAGCGGGGGCGGTTCGTGGCCGCGTTCGAGCTGGTGTGCCAGGCGGTGGCCTACGCCCACGCCCACGACGTCATCCACCGCGACCTGAAGCCGGCCAACGTGATGGTGGGGGCGTTCGGCGAGGTGCAGGTCATGGACTGGGGTCTCGCCAAGGTCCTCCGCATCGGCGGGGGCGACGGGGCGGCCGACCCGGAGGCCACGTCCGTCGCCTCCGCGGTGGTCAGCCTGCGGGACGCCGACGACCTGCTCACCCAGGCCGGGAGCGTCCTCGGCACTCCGGCGTTCATGCCCCCCGAGCAGGCGGTCGGGGCCGTCCACAAGATCGACGCCCGGAGCGACGTGTTCGGCCTCGGCGGCATCCTGGCCGTGATCCTGACCGGAGCCCCGCCGTTCGTGGCGAGTTCGGCCGAGACGAGTCGGGTGAAGGCGGCCACCGGAGACGTGGCCGACTGCTTCGCCCGGTTGGACGCGTGCGGGGCCGACCCGGAACTGGTCGCCCTGTGCAAGCGGTGTTTGTCCCCGAAAGCGGTCGACCGCCCGGCCGACGCCGGGGAGGTGGCGAGGGCGGTGGCCGCGCTGCGGGCGGCGGCCGACGACCGGGCCCGGCAGGCGGAACTGGACAAGGTGCGGGTGGAAGGCGACCTGCGCGCCGCCGACGCCCGGACGGCCGAACAGCGTAAGCGGCGGAAGGTGCAGGCCGCCCTGGGACTCACGGTCGCCGCCTTGGTGGTGCTCGGGGGCGCGGTCGCCTGGCGGGCCCGGGAGCACGAGCGGGGACGCCGCGAGCAGTCCGAGCGGGATGTGAATCAGGCCGTCGGGGCGGCGGTCGCCCGGTACGCCCAGGCCCGCGGGGCGGACCGCGACCCGGCCCTGTGGGCCGAGGCGCGGGCGGCCGCGCTCCAGGCCCGGGACCTGGTCGACCGCGCCGCGGCCCCGGCCGACGTCCGGGACCGCGTCCGCGACCTGCTCGCCGAGATCGAGCAGGTCGAGAAGAACCGCCGGCTGAGCGGCACCCTGCTGGAAATCCAGGCCGGCATGGGCGACGGGCTCGCCTTCAACAACAACCAGGACTTCGACGGGGCCGACGCCCGGTACGAGCAGGCGTTCCGCAATTACGGGACCGACCTGTTCGCCCTCTCCCCGGAGGTGGGCGCCGACCTGCTCCGGTCCCTCGGCGGCGAACGGACGGTTGAGCTGGCGGCCGCCCTCGACGACTGGGCGTACGTCCAGCGGTTCGCGATCGACGCCAAGCCGGGCCGGGACGCCCACCTGTTCCGGGTGACCCGCGCGCTCGACCCGGACCCGGTCCGCAACCGGATCCGCGACGCCGTCACGGCCGCCGACCCGGCCGCCTGCTCGCCATCGCCGACGAGATCGACCCCGCCCGGCAACCGGTCCAAACGGTGA
- a CDS encoding DUF1990 family protein, which yields MLSLRKPTPDTLRRFLATQTPLPFTYQAVGATAETPPVGYVVDRTRIKLGEGEPVFRSAIAALRRWEQFNLGWVEAWPSDVPIQTGEVVAVMGRAAGVWWLNACRVVYVVDVAGPLSKFGFAYGTLPGHVASGEERFLIEWDRGDNAVWYDILAFSRPRHVLTRLGYPVVRRLQKRFGRNSAASMLRAVSHEGR from the coding sequence ATGTTGTCCCTGCGAAAACCGACCCCCGATACCCTGCGCCGGTTCCTGGCGACTCAGACGCCGTTACCGTTCACCTATCAGGCGGTGGGCGCAACCGCCGAGACGCCGCCCGTTGGTTACGTCGTGGACCGGACCCGCATCAAGCTCGGTGAGGGCGAACCGGTCTTTCGGTCGGCCATCGCCGCCTTACGGCGGTGGGAGCAGTTCAACCTCGGTTGGGTCGAAGCGTGGCCCTCGGACGTTCCCATCCAGACGGGCGAAGTCGTGGCGGTCATGGGGCGGGCCGCCGGCGTCTGGTGGCTCAACGCCTGCCGGGTCGTGTACGTCGTGGACGTGGCGGGACCGCTCTCGAAATTCGGTTTCGCCTACGGCACGCTGCCGGGTCACGTCGCGAGTGGCGAAGAGCGGTTCCTGATCGAGTGGGACCGGGGCGACAACGCCGTGTGGTACGACATCCTGGCTTTCTCCCGCCCACGCCACGTCCTGACCCGTCTCGGCTACCCGGTCGTGCGCCGGTTGCAGAAACGATTCGGTCGGAACTCGGCGGCGTCCATGCTGCGGGCCGTAAGTCACGAAGGTCGATGA
- a CDS encoding tetratricopeptide repeat protein, which yields MNLVPVYLYILTGAPDHAASIRFLTRAQPHHPGDFQINHNLAWFLIGDGKYAEALPYCMAAIAVRPNGAAAWLDYARALDGLGSTADRTPILRRICALAPKSAAARRELANALFRAGDRPGGVAALRDAAAVAGAALRHRPAHGPLVQLTRGVTADLAGALRTDGDLVGAIAAYREVARLDPEDVGSLTELANLLRARGDEGGAAEVARRAEKLLDARAMDALCDEAVALLEAEKHDAALALLPRITDVRKRQPKETIALSNALARVGEGLVDNDRPAEAEPFLRDCLAIRLALAPGSWMTAYTRTYLGEALAARMRFTEAEAVTRQGFESLVGASYPDDWRSYVRYRLWQAAGTLAALADAAGKADEARKWRAEADKYEPPQSRGYTLDEKGDLEGAIAAFRAAVRLEPTDASAQMDLGQALEKRGNWDEALAAFRAAAHLDPTDAIAPLRIAMICITREHNCAAALPLAEKAVELAPGDAQAFETLGRARMGVGNLTGAVAAFEKARRLDPKHAGAQKGLVQVRLLGRLPAVVAGTARPATPAEALRFAELCGLPCQKRYLAAARLSEKAFAAAPKLAVDLVTAARYTAACSAARAASGDGVGAPADPAVRAAWRAKALGWLRADLILWQKSAASSRIPDRQAAAAALTHWLGDADLSAVRPGLARMAMTPVERSDWDALWADVRATIVAARW from the coding sequence GTGAACCTGGTTCCCGTCTACCTGTACATCTTAACCGGCGCCCCCGACCACGCCGCGTCGATCCGGTTCCTGACGCGGGCCCAACCGCACCACCCCGGGGATTTCCAGATCAACCACAACCTCGCCTGGTTCTTGATCGGCGACGGGAAGTACGCGGAAGCCCTCCCGTACTGCATGGCGGCGATCGCCGTGCGGCCGAACGGCGCGGCGGCCTGGCTCGATTACGCCCGGGCCCTGGACGGGCTCGGCAGCACCGCCGACCGGACCCCCATCCTGCGGCGGATTTGCGCCCTCGCCCCGAAGTCCGCGGCCGCCCGCCGCGAACTGGCGAACGCCCTCTTTCGTGCCGGCGACCGGCCCGGCGGCGTCGCGGCCCTGCGGGACGCCGCCGCCGTCGCCGGGGCGGCCCTCCGGCACCGGCCGGCCCACGGCCCGCTCGTCCAGTTAACGCGGGGCGTGACGGCCGACCTGGCGGGGGCCCTCCGCACCGACGGCGACCTCGTCGGGGCGATCGCCGCCTATCGAGAAGTGGCCCGGCTCGACCCCGAGGATGTCGGCTCGCTCACCGAACTGGCGAACCTGCTCCGCGCTCGGGGGGACGAGGGCGGAGCCGCCGAGGTCGCCCGCCGGGCCGAAAAGCTGCTGGACGCGCGTGCGATGGACGCGCTGTGCGACGAAGCCGTTGCCCTGCTGGAGGCCGAGAAGCACGACGCGGCCCTCGCCCTGCTCCCCCGAATCACCGACGTGCGGAAGCGCCAACCGAAGGAGACAATCGCCCTCTCGAACGCCCTGGCCCGCGTCGGCGAAGGGTTGGTGGACAACGACCGGCCGGCGGAGGCCGAGCCCTTCCTGCGCGACTGCCTGGCGATCCGCCTTGCGCTCGCGCCGGGCTCGTGGATGACGGCGTACACTCGGACCTACCTGGGGGAGGCGTTGGCGGCCCGCATGCGGTTCACGGAGGCCGAGGCGGTCACGCGCCAAGGCTTCGAGTCGCTCGTCGGGGCGAGTTACCCGGACGACTGGCGGTCCTACGTCCGCTACCGCCTGTGGCAGGCGGCCGGCACGCTGGCCGCCCTCGCCGACGCGGCCGGGAAGGCGGACGAGGCCCGGAAGTGGCGGGCCGAAGCCGATAAGTACGAACCCCCGCAATCCCGGGGGTATACGCTGGATGAGAAGGGGGACCTGGAAGGGGCCATCGCGGCCTTCCGGGCGGCCGTCCGGCTCGAGCCGACAGACGCCTCCGCTCAGATGGATTTGGGACAGGCTTTGGAGAAGAGGGGGAACTGGGACGAGGCACTGGCGGCGTTCCGGGCGGCGGCCCACCTCGACCCGACGGACGCGATCGCGCCCCTGCGGATCGCCATGATCTGCATCACTCGCGAGCACAATTGTGCCGCCGCGCTGCCCCTCGCCGAGAAAGCGGTCGAACTTGCCCCGGGAGACGCCCAGGCGTTCGAGACCCTGGGACGAGCCCGGATGGGGGTCGGTAACCTGACCGGTGCCGTCGCCGCCTTCGAGAAAGCCCGCCGCCTCGACCCGAAGCATGCCGGCGCCCAAAAGGGGCTCGTCCAGGTCAGGTTACTCGGTCGTCTCCCGGCCGTTGTTGCGGGGACGGCCCGACCCGCCACGCCGGCCGAGGCCCTCCGCTTCGCCGAGCTGTGCGGTCTGCCGTGCCAGAAGCGCTACCTGGCCGCCGCCCGGCTCTCCGAGAAGGCGTTCGCCGCGGCCCCGAAACTGGCCGTCGATCTGGTCACCGCCGCCCGCTACACCGCCGCTTGCTCGGCCGCCCGGGCGGCCAGCGGGGACGGGGTGGGCGCCCCGGCCGACCCGGCCGTCCGGGCGGCGTGGCGGGCCAAGGCCCTGGGCTGGCTACGGGCCGATCTCATCCTGTGGCAGAAGTCGGCCGCGTCCTCCCGCATCCCCGACCGGCAGGCCGCCGCCGCCGCGCTCACCCACTGGCTGGGCGACGCGGACCTGTCGGCCGTGCGGCCGGGGCTGGCCCGGATGGCCATGACACCGGTCGAGCGGTCCGACTGGGACGCCCTGTGGGCCGACGTGCGGGCGACCATCGTCGCCGCGCGATGGTAA
- a CDS encoding ATP-binding protein yields the protein MSQRPDQQSDKFLTVIAGGGEMGERTRSFDWSKTSLGPVRTWPQSLKTLVRTLLNSRYAMWLGWGPEFTFFYNDAYARMTLGPKHPWALGRSAREVWSEIWCDIGPRAESVVRTGQATWDEGLLLILERQGFPEETYHTFSYSPVPDDDGSVGGMLCVVTEDTERSIAERRLRTLRELAAQTTDVAQSVEEACQSAARTLAGRPHDLPFVLLYLSSDDGRRAQLVGRHGLDPETPACPVEVDLDHSTWPFRQVALSGVAVVVDDLEERFGPLPGGIWPQPTRKAVVLPVAKPGQTGLAGFVVTGVSPLLVFDDAYKGFLDLLVGHIATVIANARAYDEEKRRAEALAELDRAKTAFFSNVSHEFRTPLTLLLGPIEGLLARSEANLPPAVRGELEVVSRNGLRLLRLVNSLLDFSRIEAGRVRAVYQPTDLTALTIDLASVFRSACERAGLGLEVDCPPLGEPVFVDPEMWEKVVLNLLSNALKFTFEGGIGVSVRRVGDAAELRVRDTGTGVPAEEMPRLFERFHRVENARGRTHEGSGIGLALVQELVKLHGGSVTADSVVGAGTTFTVSVPLGSAHLPADQIVGGRTTTPVSSQATPFIEEAFRWLPDGPHEASADLTSDPEIPPPNSQATIAPDDDRPRVLVADDNADMRQYVVRLLAGAYRVEAVADGEAALAAARERTPDLVLTDVMMPRLDGFGLLRELRADPRTRSVPVVMLSARAGEESRVEGIQSGADDYLVKPFGARELLARVSAHLQMARMRREAGESIRASEERFRTLFESMDEAFCVVEMLYDAADRPADYRFLEANPTFERHTGFTNALGRTIRELVPDHDAHWFEIYGRVAATGEPIRFVNEAKAMGRWFDVYAYRVGGAESRKVGILFTDITERKRAEEATRRQSEQLRRLAEIATRLTAAPDVASITGLVTEEARSLIGAHQAVTGFTTDQNWGQAINTVSLSEKYAAWRGYDERPDGSGVYSLVCRTNRPVRMTQAELEGHPAYMGFGPHARRHPPMRGWLAAPLVGRDGRNLGLIQLSDRHEGEFTAEDENILVQLAQMASVAIENARLVQDLLDADRRKDEFLATLAHELRNPLAPIRTGLQLLRLSGGDVVTGDKARTMMERQLGQMVRLVDDLMDVSRINQGKIELRQERIDLAAVLSSAVETSRPLVEQMGHHLEVVLPTQPVVVEADLTRLAQVFSNLLTNAAKYTERGGRITLTAERHGGDVVVAVKDTGIGIAAEQLPRIFEMFSQVKTALERSQGGLGIGLALVKRLVEMHGGRIEARSGGLGNGSEFVVNLPVVVEASRPQPEAGDDRNAPKTSLRILVVDDNRDGADSLADMLGLMGGDTRTAYDGEEAVTAAVEFRPDVILLDIGLPKLNGYEACRRIRAQANGRKVVLIAQTGWGQAEDRQRTHEAGFDHHLIKPVDPATLMKLLANLSAARV from the coding sequence ATGAGTCAGCGACCAGATCAACAGAGCGATAAGTTTCTCACCGTCATCGCCGGGGGCGGCGAGATGGGGGAACGCACTCGCTCCTTCGATTGGTCGAAGACCTCTCTCGGCCCGGTCCGGACGTGGCCGCAGAGCCTCAAGACGCTCGTGCGGACCCTGCTCAACTCTCGGTACGCTATGTGGCTCGGCTGGGGGCCGGAGTTCACCTTCTTCTACAACGACGCCTACGCCCGGATGACCCTCGGTCCCAAGCACCCGTGGGCGCTGGGCCGATCGGCCCGTGAGGTCTGGTCCGAAATCTGGTGCGACATCGGCCCCCGTGCCGAGTCGGTGGTCCGCACCGGGCAGGCGACGTGGGACGAGGGGCTGCTCCTGATCCTGGAGCGGCAGGGCTTTCCCGAAGAGACGTACCACACGTTCTCGTACAGCCCGGTCCCGGACGACGACGGCAGCGTCGGCGGGATGTTGTGCGTGGTCACGGAGGACACCGAGCGGTCCATCGCCGAGCGACGGTTGCGAACGCTCCGGGAACTGGCGGCGCAGACGACCGACGTGGCGCAGTCCGTCGAGGAAGCGTGCCAGTCCGCAGCCCGAACCCTCGCCGGTCGCCCGCACGACCTCCCCTTCGTCCTCCTGTACCTGTCGAGCGACGACGGGCGGCGGGCCCAGCTGGTCGGTCGGCACGGCCTGGACCCGGAAACGCCCGCCTGTCCCGTCGAGGTCGATCTGGACCACTCGACGTGGCCGTTCCGTCAGGTCGCTCTTTCGGGGGTCGCCGTCGTGGTCGATGACCTCGAAGAGCGGTTCGGCCCTCTCCCCGGTGGCATTTGGCCGCAGCCGACCCGAAAGGCCGTCGTCCTCCCGGTGGCGAAGCCGGGGCAAACCGGGCTCGCCGGGTTCGTCGTGACGGGAGTCAGCCCCCTGCTCGTTTTCGACGACGCCTACAAGGGGTTCCTCGACCTATTGGTCGGTCACATCGCCACGGTGATTGCCAACGCCCGGGCCTACGACGAGGAGAAGCGGCGGGCCGAGGCGCTGGCCGAGCTGGATCGGGCCAAGACCGCCTTCTTCTCGAACGTGAGCCACGAGTTCCGCACCCCGCTGACGCTTCTGCTCGGCCCGATCGAGGGATTGCTGGCCCGCAGCGAGGCCAACCTTCCGCCCGCCGTGCGGGGCGAGTTGGAAGTCGTCAGCCGCAACGGTCTGCGGCTCCTGCGCCTGGTGAACAGCCTGCTGGACTTCTCCCGGATCGAGGCGGGGCGGGTCCGGGCCGTGTACCAGCCGACCGACCTCACCGCCCTCACCATCGACCTCGCCAGTGTGTTCCGTTCGGCGTGCGAGCGGGCCGGGCTGGGGCTGGAGGTCGATTGCCCGCCGCTGGGCGAGCCGGTGTTCGTGGACCCGGAGATGTGGGAGAAAGTGGTCCTCAACCTGCTGTCCAACGCCCTCAAGTTCACATTCGAAGGTGGAATCGGCGTCTCGGTGCGGCGGGTCGGGGACGCCGCCGAACTGCGGGTCCGGGACACCGGCACGGGCGTCCCCGCCGAGGAGATGCCCCGGCTGTTCGAGCGGTTCCACCGGGTCGAGAACGCACGAGGCCGCACCCACGAGGGGAGCGGAATCGGGCTGGCACTCGTGCAGGAGTTGGTCAAGTTGCACGGGGGGTCCGTTACCGCCGATAGCGTCGTCGGGGCGGGAACGACATTCACCGTGTCCGTGCCGCTGGGATCGGCTCACCTGCCCGCCGACCAGATCGTGGGGGGCCGGACCACAACGCCGGTGTCGTCCCAGGCCACGCCCTTCATTGAGGAGGCGTTCCGGTGGCTCCCGGACGGCCCACACGAAGCAAGTGCCGATCTCACGTCGGACCCGGAAATACCGCCTCCGAATTCTCAGGCGACAATCGCACCGGACGACGACCGGCCCCGTGTGCTGGTGGCCGACGACAACGCCGACATGCGGCAGTACGTCGTGCGGCTGTTGGCCGGGGCGTACCGGGTCGAGGCCGTAGCGGACGGCGAAGCGGCACTGGCGGCGGCACGGGAGCGGACGCCCGATCTGGTCCTGACCGACGTGATGATGCCCCGGCTGGACGGATTCGGGCTACTCCGGGAACTCCGGGCCGACCCCCGCACCCGTAGTGTGCCGGTCGTCATGCTGTCGGCCCGTGCGGGGGAAGAGAGCCGGGTCGAGGGGATTCAGTCCGGTGCCGACGACTATCTGGTCAAGCCGTTCGGGGCCAGGGAACTGCTGGCCCGTGTGTCGGCCCACCTGCAAATGGCCCGGATGCGGCGGGAGGCGGGCGAGTCGATCCGGGCCAGCGAGGAGCGGTTCCGCACCCTGTTCGAGTCGATGGACGAGGCGTTCTGCGTGGTGGAGATGCTGTACGACGCCGCCGACCGGCCCGCCGACTACCGCTTCCTGGAGGCGAACCCGACCTTCGAGCGGCACACCGGGTTCACGAACGCCCTGGGCCGGACGATCCGGGAACTGGTCCCGGACCACGACGCCCACTGGTTCGAGATATACGGGCGGGTGGCGGCGACCGGCGAGCCGATCCGGTTCGTCAACGAGGCCAAGGCGATGGGCCGGTGGTTCGACGTGTACGCCTACCGGGTCGGCGGGGCTGAGAGCCGAAAGGTCGGCATCCTGTTCACCGACATCACGGAACGGAAGCGGGCCGAGGAAGCGACCCGGAGGCAGTCGGAACAACTGCGCCGCCTGGCCGAGATCGCCACCCGGTTGACCGCCGCCCCCGATGTCGCCTCGATCACCGGCCTCGTCACCGAGGAGGCCCGGTCCCTGATTGGGGCGCACCAGGCGGTCACGGGCTTCACCACCGACCAGAATTGGGGCCAGGCGATCAACACGGTGTCCCTGTCCGAGAAGTACGCCGCCTGGCGGGGATACGACGAGAGGCCGGACGGGTCGGGCGTCTACTCGCTGGTCTGCCGCACGAACAGGCCGGTGCGCATGACGCAGGCCGAGTTGGAGGGCCACCCGGCGTACATGGGGTTCGGCCCGCACGCCCGAAGGCACCCGCCAATGCGGGGCTGGCTCGCCGCCCCGCTGGTCGGTCGGGACGGGCGGAACCTGGGCCTGATCCAGCTTTCCGACCGGCACGAGGGGGAGTTCACCGCCGAGGACGAAAACATCCTCGTGCAACTGGCGCAGATGGCCTCCGTCGCCATCGAGAACGCCCGCCTCGTGCAAGACCTGCTCGACGCCGACCGGCGCAAGGACGAGTTTCTGGCGACCCTGGCCCACGAACTGCGCAACCCGCTGGCCCCGATCCGCACCGGCCTCCAACTCCTGCGGCTGTCGGGCGGCGATGTCGTCACCGGGGATAAGGCCCGGACCATGATGGAGCGGCAGTTGGGCCAGATGGTGCGGCTGGTCGATGACCTGATGGACGTGAGCCGCATCAACCAGGGCAAGATCGAACTGCGCCAGGAGCGAATCGACCTGGCGGCGGTGCTGTCCAGCGCCGTCGAAACCAGCCGCCCCCTCGTCGAGCAGATGGGGCACCACCTGGAAGTCGTCCTCCCGACCCAGCCGGTCGTGGTCGAAGCCGATCTGACTCGGTTGGCCCAGGTGTTCTCGAACCTGCTGACCAACGCCGCCAAGTACACGGAGCGGGGCGGGCGCATCACGCTCACCGCCGAGAGGCACGGGGGCGACGTGGTGGTGGCGGTGAAGGACACGGGCATCGGCATCGCCGCCGAACAGTTGCCCCGCATCTTCGAGATGTTCTCCCAGGTGAAGACCGCCCTGGAGCGGTCGCAGGGCGGGCTGGGCATCGGGCTGGCCCTGGTGAAGCGGCTCGTGGAAATGCATGGCGGGCGAATCGAAGCCCGGAGCGGCGGATTGGGGAACGGGTCGGAGTTTGTGGTGAACCTGCCGGTCGTGGTTGAGGCGTCCCGACCGCAACCGGAAGCGGGCGACGACAGGAACGCCCCGAAGACCTCGCTCCGCATCCTGGTGGTGGACGACAACCGGGACGGTGCGGACAGCCTGGCCGACATGCTGGGGTTGATGGGCGGCGACACCCGCACGGCCTACGACGGCGAGGAGGCAGTAACGGCGGCGGTCGAGTTCCGGCCCGACGTGATCCTGCTGGACATCGGGCTGCCGAAACTGAACGGGTATGAGGCGTGCCGCCGCATCCGGGCGCAGGCGAACGGCAGGAAGGTGGTTCTGATCGCCCAAACCGGCTGGGGCCAAGCCGAGGACCGCCAACGGACGCATGAGGCCGGGTTCGACCACCACCTAATCAAACCGGTGGACCCCGCAACCCTGATGAAACTCCTGGCGAATTTGTCGGCGGCGAGGGTGTGA
- a CDS encoding NAD(P)H-binding protein, protein MPKPEPATPDVPLVLLTGASGYVGGRLVRLLERQPVALRCLARSPDKLRPIVRECTQVARGDVLDPPSLAGAMRGVHTAYYLVHLMSDSKDFEKEDRQAATNFAGAAREAGVRRIVYLGGLGDDADPNLSPHLRSRHEVGDILRASGVETIEFRAGMVIGAGSLSYQLMKSLTDRLPVMICPRWLTTATQPVAVDDVLAYLLAARELPASGSRTFEIGGPDVLTYADLIREYARQKGLRRWLIFVPVLTPYLSGLWLALVTPAKFEVGRHLIEGLKNPTVVRDKTALGVFPVRPMGVTEALRKAIADTTE, encoded by the coding sequence ATGCCAAAACCAGAACCGGCGACCCCGGACGTTCCCCTCGTGCTGTTGACCGGCGCTTCCGGGTACGTCGGCGGACGGCTCGTCCGGCTGCTCGAACGCCAGCCCGTCGCCCTGCGGTGTCTAGCCCGGTCGCCCGACAAGTTGCGGCCCATCGTTCGGGAATGCACCCAGGTCGCCCGGGGCGACGTTCTCGACCCGCCCTCGCTGGCCGGGGCGATGCGGGGCGTCCACACCGCTTACTACCTCGTCCACCTGATGTCCGACTCGAAGGACTTCGAGAAGGAGGACCGGCAGGCGGCGACCAACTTCGCCGGGGCCGCACGTGAGGCCGGGGTTCGCCGGATTGTGTACCTGGGTGGCTTGGGGGACGACGCCGATCCGAACCTGTCGCCGCACCTGCGCAGCCGCCACGAGGTCGGCGACATTTTGCGGGCGTCGGGGGTCGAAACGATCGAGTTTCGGGCCGGGATGGTCATCGGGGCGGGAAGTCTCTCATACCAGTTGATGAAGTCGCTGACCGACCGCCTGCCGGTGATGATCTGCCCCCGCTGGCTGACCACGGCGACCCAGCCCGTGGCCGTGGACGACGTGCTGGCCTATCTGCTGGCGGCGAGGGAGTTGCCGGCGAGTGGAAGCCGCACGTTCGAGATCGGTGGCCCCGACGTGTTGACCTACGCCGACTTGATCCGGGAATATGCCCGGCAGAAGGGGTTGCGGCGGTGGCTGATCTTCGTCCCGGTGTTGACGCCGTACCTGTCGGGCCTGTGGTTGGCGCTCGTGACGCCCGCCAAGTTTGAGGTCGGTCGGCACTTGATCGAGGGGTTGAAGAACCCCACGGTGGTCCGGGACAAGACGGCCCTTGGCGTGTTCCCGGTGCGCCCGATGGGGGTGACGGAGGCCCTTCGGAAGGCCATCGCCGACACGACCGAGTGA